One genomic segment of Bradyrhizobium diazoefficiens includes these proteins:
- a CDS encoding IS4 family transposase has protein sequence MKIRPEILDHWPEVSARLPGGFDLEATARLRGAFTRAREIKNAETLLRLALAYGGLGMSLRETCVWAEAGGIVRLSDPSLLDRLCKAAPWLGDIVAALIAEQAKMTAGSWVGYRLRALDGTSICEPGADRTTWRLHVGYDLATGQVDQLELTDVHGAENLQRLTYAHGDIVLGDRYYARPRDLRPVIEAGADFIVRTGWNSLRLLQANGEPFDLFAALAAQSEQESELQVRVHEGQTKTPPPEPLILRLVVRRKPPEQAETERKRLLKDAKKRGKQPDPRSLEAAKYILLLTSLPVATFPPADVLALYRFRWQIELAFKRFKSLAGLDMLPAKKPELARAWIYARLIVAIIAEQIAGQVPDSFPSEFGTTTSKPIALAPHEDRPGDRSCRHSWTTSLAGFL, from the coding sequence ATGAAGATTCGTCCTGAGATTCTGGATCATTGGCCGGAGGTGAGTGCGCGACTTCCGGGAGGCTTCGACCTGGAAGCCACGGCGCGGTTACGCGGAGCCTTTACCCGGGCGCGGGAGATTAAGAACGCCGAGACGCTGTTGCGGTTGGCGCTTGCCTATGGCGGCTTGGGCATGTCGCTGCGTGAGACGTGTGTGTGGGCGGAAGCCGGCGGCATCGTCCGTTTGTCCGATCCATCACTGCTCGATCGGCTGTGTAAAGCCGCGCCCTGGCTTGGTGACATTGTGGCTGCGCTGATCGCCGAACAGGCCAAAATGACGGCGGGGAGCTGGGTTGGGTATCGCCTGCGTGCACTCGACGGAACCTCGATCTGCGAACCGGGAGCTGACCGTACGACGTGGCGGCTGCACGTCGGCTACGATCTGGCAACGGGTCAGGTTGATCAGCTTGAGCTAACCGACGTGCATGGCGCGGAGAATCTTCAGCGCCTCACCTACGCACACGGCGATATCGTGCTGGGCGACCGCTATTATGCGAGGCCGCGCGATCTGCGGCCGGTGATCGAAGCCGGTGCAGACTTCATCGTGCGGACTGGCTGGAACTCGTTGCGCCTGTTGCAGGCCAATGGCGAGCCCTTTGATCTGTTTGCCGCTCTCGCGGCTCAGTCGGAACAGGAAAGCGAGCTGCAAGTTCGCGTCCACGAGGGCCAGACAAAGACTCCACCGCCGGAGCCGCTGATCCTGCGCCTCGTCGTGCGACGCAAGCCGCCGGAGCAGGCCGAAACCGAGCGAAAGCGCCTGCTCAAGGATGCCAAGAAGCGCGGCAAGCAACCCGATCCACGCAGTCTCGAGGCGGCGAAGTACATTCTTCTCCTTACCTCGCTGCCAGTCGCCACCTTCCCACCGGCCGATGTCCTCGCCCTCTATCGCTTCCGCTGGCAGATCGAGCTGGCATTCAAGCGGTTCAAGAGCTTAGCCGGGCTCGACATGCTGCCAGCCAAGAAGCCTGAACTTGCGCGGGCGTGGATCTACGCCAGACTGATCGTCGCCATCATCGCTGAACAGATCGCCGGGCAAGTCCCGGACTCTTTCCCCTCTGAGTTCGGAACCACCACAAGCAAGCCCATCGCGTTGGCGCCTCATGAAGATCGCCCTGGCGACCGTTCGTGCCGCCATTCGTGGACCACTTCTCTGGCAGGCTTTCTGTAA
- a CDS encoding amino acid ABC transporter substrate-binding protein — translation MRSFRGGLLIGLAVAVLVAVLAVVYEFYDTRTLKRTVRRGEVLCGVNKGLPGFSIPDDKGNWTGFDVDFCRAVAAAIFNDPGKARFVPLDASERFKELQSRKVDILSRNSTWSMARELDYDLYFPAVAYYDGAGFMLPRSRNKETALDLTGSKVCVQAGTTTALNVADYFRANNMKYDEVKFDKLDDVVKAYDTGKCDTLSADVSQLYALRLNLGKPGDHMILPEMISKEPLAPVVRQRDDDWMMIVKWTLYAMINAEELGVSSENVDEALKSKKPEVMRLVGTEGNYGEQLGLTKDWAVRIIRHVGNYGEMYERNIGEKSKLKIPRGMNQLWNAGGVQYAPPMR, via the coding sequence ATGCGCAGTTTTCGAGGCGGCCTGCTGATCGGGCTCGCGGTCGCCGTGCTGGTCGCCGTTCTGGCCGTCGTCTATGAATTCTATGACACCCGCACCCTGAAGCGCACCGTGCGCCGCGGCGAGGTGCTGTGCGGCGTCAACAAGGGCCTGCCGGGCTTCTCGATTCCCGACGACAAGGGCAACTGGACCGGCTTCGACGTCGATTTCTGCCGCGCGGTGGCGGCTGCGATCTTCAACGATCCGGGCAAGGCGCGGTTCGTGCCGCTCGACGCCAGCGAGCGCTTCAAGGAATTGCAGAGCCGGAAGGTGGACATCCTCTCGCGCAACTCGACCTGGAGCATGGCGCGCGAGCTCGATTACGACCTCTATTTCCCGGCGGTGGCCTATTACGACGGCGCAGGCTTCATGCTGCCGCGGTCGCGCAACAAGGAGACTGCACTCGACCTGACCGGCAGCAAGGTCTGCGTGCAGGCCGGCACCACCACGGCACTCAACGTCGCCGACTACTTCCGCGCCAACAACATGAAGTATGACGAGGTGAAGTTCGACAAGCTCGACGACGTGGTGAAGGCCTACGACACCGGCAAGTGCGACACGCTCTCCGCCGACGTCTCCCAGCTCTACGCGCTCAGGCTGAACCTCGGTAAGCCCGGCGACCACATGATCCTGCCGGAGATGATCTCCAAGGAGCCGCTCGCCCCCGTCGTGCGCCAGCGCGACGACGACTGGATGATGATCGTGAAATGGACGCTCTATGCGATGATCAACGCCGAAGAGCTCGGCGTCTCCTCGGAGAACGTCGATGAGGCCCTCAAGTCGAAAAAGCCGGAGGTGATGCGCCTCGTCGGCACCGAGGGCAATTATGGCGAGCAGCTCGGCCTCACCAAGGACTGGGCCGTCCGCATCATCCGCCATGTCGGCAATTACGGCGAGATGTACGAGCGCAACATCGGCGAGAAATCCAAGCTGAAGATCCCGCGCGGCATGAACCAGCTGTGGAATGCGGGCGGCGTGCAGTACGCGCCGCCGATGCGGTAA
- a CDS encoding VOC family protein has translation MSQTSAVVAGTRIGHVHLKVADLDRALGFYCGVLGFELMQRMGSGAAFISAGGYHHHIGLNTWESKGGSPPPPGTTGLFHTAILYPTRPALADALHRVLSAGIALDGASDHGVSEALYLRDPDQNGVELYWDRPREQWPFGPDGKLAMFTKRLDVDGLLKQREG, from the coding sequence ATGTCGCAAACATCCGCCGTTGTCGCCGGCACCAGGATCGGCCACGTCCATCTCAAGGTCGCCGATCTCGATCGCGCGCTCGGCTTCTATTGCGGCGTGCTCGGCTTCGAGCTGATGCAGCGGATGGGCTCGGGCGCGGCGTTCATCTCGGCCGGCGGCTATCATCATCACATCGGGCTCAACACCTGGGAGAGCAAGGGCGGCTCGCCACCGCCACCGGGCACCACCGGATTGTTTCACACCGCGATCCTCTATCCGACGCGCCCTGCACTGGCGGACGCGCTGCATCGCGTGCTCTCCGCCGGCATCGCGCTGGATGGCGCCAGCGACCACGGCGTCAGCGAGGCGCTGTACTTGCGCGATCCGGATCAGAACGGCGTGGAGCTGTATTGGGACAGACCGCGGGAGCAATGGCCGTTCGGGCCGGATGGGAAGCTGGCGATGTTCACGAAGCGGCTGGATGTGGATGGGCTGCTGAAGCAGCGGGAGGGGTGA
- a CDS encoding MFS transporter: MLDVTTVNEIADDARARANVVRLAAAQALTGANSAVIFATGSIVGATLAPDMSLATVPLSMYVLGLAAGTLPTGAISRRFGRRWAFVIGTGLGALTGLLGSFAILHASFALFCIATFLGGLYGAVAQSYRFAAADGASAAYRPKAVSWVMAGGVFAGVLGPQLVQWTMDVWSPYLFAFSFLVQAAVALVAMGIVAGVDMPKPAPADLHGGRPLLEIVSQPRFVAAALCGVISYPMMNLVMTSAPLAMKMCGLSVSDSNFGIQWHIVAMYGPSFFTGALIARFGAPVIVAAGLLLEAGAAGIGLSGITAMHFWATLIVLGVGWNFSFIGASALVLETHRPQERNKVQAFNDFLVFGMMAIGSFSSGQLLANYGWSAVNMVVFPPVLFGLAVLSLASRARRRKARLDAAMGEFPDAI, from the coding sequence ATGCTGGACGTGACGACAGTCAATGAGATCGCCGACGACGCCCGCGCGCGTGCCAATGTGGTGCGCCTTGCCGCGGCGCAGGCGCTGACCGGGGCCAACTCGGCGGTGATCTTCGCCACCGGCTCGATCGTCGGGGCGACGCTGGCGCCGGACATGTCGCTCGCGACCGTGCCGCTGTCGATGTATGTGCTGGGGCTTGCGGCCGGCACCTTGCCGACCGGCGCGATCTCGCGCCGCTTCGGCCGCCGCTGGGCCTTCGTGATCGGCACGGGTCTCGGTGCGCTCACCGGTCTGCTCGGCTCGTTCGCGATCCTGCACGCCTCGTTCGCGCTGTTCTGCATCGCGACCTTCCTCGGCGGCCTCTACGGCGCGGTCGCGCAATCCTATCGCTTCGCCGCGGCCGATGGCGCCAGCGCCGCCTACCGGCCGAAAGCCGTGTCCTGGGTGATGGCCGGCGGCGTGTTCGCCGGTGTGCTCGGTCCGCAGCTCGTGCAATGGACCATGGACGTCTGGTCGCCTTATCTGTTCGCCTTCAGCTTCCTGGTGCAGGCCGCCGTCGCGCTGGTCGCGATGGGCATCGTCGCCGGCGTCGATATGCCGAAGCCCGCGCCGGCCGATCTCCATGGCGGCCGGCCGCTGCTCGAGATCGTCAGCCAGCCCCGCTTCGTCGCGGCGGCGCTGTGCGGCGTCATCTCTTATCCCATGATGAATCTCGTCATGACCTCGGCGCCGCTCGCCATGAAGATGTGCGGCCTTAGCGTGTCCGATTCCAATTTCGGCATTCAATGGCACATCGTCGCCATGTACGGCCCGAGCTTCTTCACCGGCGCGTTGATCGCCCGTTTCGGCGCGCCCGTGATCGTCGCCGCCGGCCTGCTGCTGGAAGCGGGGGCGGCCGGTATCGGCCTCTCCGGCATCACCGCGATGCACTTCTGGGCGACGCTGATCGTGCTGGGTGTGGGGTGGAATTTCTCCTTCATCGGCGCCTCCGCGCTGGTGCTGGAGACGCACCGTCCGCAGGAGCGCAACAAGGTGCAGGCCTTCAACGATTTCCTGGTGTTCGGGATGATGGCGATCGGCTCGTTCTCGTCGGGCCAGCTGCTGGCTAATTACGGCTGGTCCGCGGTCAACATGGTCGTATTCCCGCCGGTGCTGTTCGGTCTTGCCGTGCTCTCGCTGGCATCCAGGGCGCGCCGCCGCAAGGCGCGGCTGGACGCGGCGATGGGCGAGTTCCCGGATGCGATCTGA
- a CDS encoding carboxymuconolactone decarboxylase family protein produces the protein MRLKLLSPGEMNESQRQTYDESIAGKRGKPPAPMMAWLNSPDMARHATRLGEVLRYDTIFPAKLSEIAILVTARHWTAHYEWYAHKRLAIAGGMDPKIIDAIRDRRTPEFDDPKGKMIYDLARSLHEGHGVEKGLYDEAVKLLSERGVVEVIGLCGYYTMVSMTLNTFEFELPEGEARELS, from the coding sequence ATGCGCCTAAAACTCCTTTCGCCTGGCGAAATGAACGAGAGCCAGCGGCAGACCTATGACGAGTCGATTGCGGGCAAGCGCGGCAAGCCGCCGGCGCCGATGATGGCCTGGCTCAACAGCCCCGACATGGCCCGGCACGCCACGCGGCTCGGCGAAGTGCTGCGCTACGACACGATCTTCCCGGCAAAGCTCTCGGAGATCGCAATCCTGGTGACGGCGCGGCACTGGACTGCGCACTACGAATGGTATGCGCATAAGCGCCTCGCGATCGCCGGCGGCATGGATCCGAAAATCATCGACGCGATTCGCGACCGCCGCACGCCCGAGTTCGACGATCCCAAGGGGAAGATGATCTACGATCTCGCGAGGTCGCTGCACGAGGGCCACGGCGTCGAGAAGGGGCTCTATGACGAGGCAGTGAAGCTGCTCAGCGAGCGCGGCGTGGTCGAGGTGATCGGGCTGTGCGGTTACTACACGATGGTGTCGATGACGCTGAACACGTTCGAGTTCGAGCTGCCCGAGGGCGAGGCACGGGAGCTGTCATAG
- a CDS encoding acyl-CoA dehydrogenase family protein, translating to MALVLTEEQSMLRDSARGLISDKAPVSHLRSLRDSKDPAGFSKELWHAFAEMGFAGLLVPEEFGGSGLGFMEAGIVMEEIGRTLMPSPFLATSVVAASALNRGGNAAQKSDVLPKIASGSLLATLAVDEGAKHRPLQTSLQAVRAGNGFRLSGAKALVVDGHVADLLIVAARTAGSAGEREGLTLFLVDPKAKGVAIERTIMVDSHNAARIDFANVEVNADSVLGEVDQAASLLDGVLDIGRGAVAAEMVGLSDEVFGRTVEYLKSRKQFGKLIGEFQALQHRAAQLYVDIEITRAATMKALQALDADVAKAASSVAVAKARAGTTATRAVQEGVQMHGGMGMTDQFDIGFFMKRARVCEELFGDANYHTEQLARARGY from the coding sequence ATGGCCCTCGTCCTCACCGAAGAACAATCGATGCTCCGCGACTCTGCGCGCGGATTGATCAGCGACAAGGCGCCGGTGTCGCACCTGCGCAGCTTGCGCGACTCCAAGGATCCCGCCGGCTTCTCCAAGGAGCTCTGGCACGCCTTCGCCGAGATGGGATTTGCCGGCCTGCTGGTGCCGGAGGAGTTCGGCGGCAGCGGTCTCGGCTTCATGGAGGCCGGCATCGTCATGGAGGAGATCGGCCGCACCCTGATGCCGTCGCCCTTCCTCGCCACCAGCGTGGTCGCGGCCTCGGCCCTGAACCGCGGCGGCAATGCCGCGCAGAAATCGGACGTGTTGCCGAAGATCGCCAGCGGCTCGCTGCTCGCAACGCTCGCGGTCGACGAGGGCGCCAAGCACCGTCCACTGCAGACCAGCTTGCAGGCCGTGCGCGCCGGTAACGGTTTTAGACTTTCCGGCGCCAAGGCGTTGGTGGTTGATGGTCACGTCGCCGACTTGCTCATCGTTGCCGCGCGCACCGCCGGCTCGGCCGGGGAGCGCGAGGGGCTGACTCTGTTCCTGGTCGACCCCAAGGCGAAGGGCGTTGCGATCGAGCGCACCATCATGGTCGATTCGCACAATGCAGCGCGGATCGATTTCGCCAATGTCGAGGTCAATGCCGACAGCGTGCTCGGCGAGGTGGATCAGGCAGCCAGCCTGCTCGATGGCGTGCTCGACATCGGCCGCGGCGCGGTCGCCGCCGAAATGGTCGGCCTCAGCGACGAAGTCTTTGGCCGCACCGTCGAATACCTCAAGAGCAGAAAGCAGTTCGGCAAGCTGATCGGCGAATTCCAGGCACTGCAGCACCGCGCCGCGCAGCTCTACGTCGACATCGAGATCACCCGCGCCGCCACCATGAAGGCGCTTCAGGCGCTCGACGCCGACGTCGCCAAGGCTGCATCAAGCGTGGCCGTGGCAAAAGCCCGCGCCGGCACCACCGCCACCCGCGCGGTGCAGGAGGGCGTGCAGATGCATGGCGGCATGGGCATGACCGACCAGTTCGACATCGGCTTCTTCATGAAGCGCGCCCGGGTGTGCGAGGAATTGTTTGGGGACGCGAATTACCATACCGAGCAGTTGGCGCGGGCGCGGGGGTATTGA
- a CDS encoding MFS transporter gives MLDNPQPPRIDESSFRYEGWRIVAVCFLLATFGWGLGFYGQSVYVAELQRAHGWSASLISSATTFFYLFGAVLVVFVGEAVRKYGPRFGLIAGTLAMSAAAVAIGAVREPWQLYLANAVLAFGWAGTSLALITNIISLWFDHKRGMAISLALNGASFGGIVGVPLLVTLIGHIGFANAMYAAAGAMLVLLVPVILLVVGRPPDLHGGRTAAKAKPQSSTEIRSWALRDVGFLTVTIAFALVLFAQVGFIVHLISFLDPVIGRERAAVAVAVLTAMAVVGRVLFSLVIDRLNQRLASALSFLSQAAALCAVINLHNDYVLIAACAVFGFSVGNLITLPSLIVQQEFDSASFGVLISLNTAINQVTYAFGPGVVGALRDWSGGYSLPFYLCIALEVAAAALIMMRGRPRAKTS, from the coding sequence ATGCTCGATAATCCTCAACCGCCCCGGATCGACGAATCCTCCTTCCGCTACGAAGGCTGGCGCATCGTCGCGGTCTGCTTCCTGCTCGCGACCTTCGGCTGGGGGCTCGGCTTCTACGGCCAGAGCGTCTACGTCGCCGAGCTCCAGCGCGCCCACGGCTGGTCGGCCTCGCTGATCTCCTCGGCCACGACGTTCTTCTACCTGTTCGGCGCAGTGCTGGTCGTCTTCGTCGGCGAGGCCGTCAGGAAATATGGGCCGCGGTTCGGTCTGATTGCAGGAACGCTGGCGATGTCGGCCGCGGCGGTTGCGATCGGCGCCGTGCGCGAGCCCTGGCAGCTTTATCTCGCCAATGCGGTGCTCGCCTTCGGTTGGGCCGGCACCAGCCTTGCCCTGATCACCAACATCATCAGCCTGTGGTTCGACCACAAGCGCGGCATGGCGATCAGCCTGGCGCTGAACGGCGCCAGTTTTGGCGGCATCGTCGGCGTGCCCTTGCTGGTGACATTGATCGGCCATATCGGTTTTGCCAACGCGATGTACGCCGCGGCCGGCGCGATGCTGGTGCTGCTCGTGCCGGTGATCCTCCTCGTCGTCGGCCGGCCGCCCGATCTTCATGGCGGCCGGACGGCGGCGAAAGCGAAGCCGCAATCGTCGACTGAGATCCGCAGCTGGGCGCTACGCGACGTCGGCTTCCTCACGGTGACGATTGCGTTCGCGCTGGTGCTGTTCGCGCAGGTCGGCTTCATCGTGCACCTGATCTCGTTCCTCGATCCCGTGATCGGCCGCGAGCGCGCCGCTGTTGCGGTCGCGGTGCTGACGGCGATGGCCGTGGTCGGCCGGGTGCTGTTCTCGCTGGTGATTGATCGCCTCAACCAGCGGCTGGCGTCGGCGCTGTCGTTCCTCAGCCAGGCGGCGGCGCTATGCGCCGTCATCAACCTGCACAACGACTATGTGCTGATCGCGGCCTGCGCAGTGTTCGGCTTCTCGGTCGGCAATCTCATCACGCTGCCGTCGCTGATCGTGCAGCAGGAATTCGACAGCGCCTCGTTCGGCGTGCTGATCAGCCTCAACACCGCAATCAACCAGGTGACCTACGCGTTCGGCCCGGGTGTGGTCGGGGCCTTGCGCGATTGGTCCGGCGGTTATTCACTGCCGTTCTATCTCTGCATCGCATTGGAGGTGGCGGCGGCCGCGCTGATCATGATGCGGGGAAGGCCGCGCGCGAAGACGTCGTAG
- a CDS encoding acyl-CoA dehydrogenase family protein — protein MSESETADLETLRSETRAWLEANCPPEMRKPATSDADVFWGGRNAKFSSEPQRIWFERMRDKGWTVPDWPKEYGGGGLNAAEHKVLRAEMARIGARPPLSSFGIWMLGPALLKYGNEAQKKEHLPKIAAGEIRWCQGYSEPNAGSDLASLQTRAESDGDDFIITGQKIWTSYANYADWIFCLVRTDPTAKKHDGISFILFDMTSKGVSTRPILLISGYSPFCETFFDGVRVPKSHVVGQINRGWDVAKYLLQHERAMISGMGERGVGRPLGQIAADSVGTDAQGKLDDSMLRGQIASFDVDEAALAACAERAVDLAKAGQAHPAFSSAMKYYGTELNKRRYEILMSAGGVDALEWESERSRQGARPRAWLRTKANSIEGGTSEVMLGIVAKRILDLPGA, from the coding sequence ATGAGCGAATCTGAGACCGCCGATCTCGAGACACTCCGCAGCGAGACGCGCGCCTGGCTGGAAGCCAATTGTCCGCCGGAAATGCGCAAGCCCGCAACCTCCGACGCCGACGTGTTCTGGGGCGGACGCAACGCAAAGTTCTCCTCCGAGCCGCAGCGCATCTGGTTCGAGCGCATGCGCGACAAGGGCTGGACCGTGCCGGACTGGCCGAAGGAGTACGGCGGCGGTGGTCTGAATGCCGCCGAGCACAAGGTGCTGCGCGCCGAGATGGCCAGGATCGGCGCGCGTCCGCCGCTGTCGAGTTTCGGCATCTGGATGCTCGGGCCGGCGCTGTTGAAATACGGCAACGAAGCGCAAAAGAAAGAGCATCTGCCGAAGATCGCCGCGGGCGAAATCCGCTGGTGCCAGGGCTATTCCGAACCCAACGCCGGCTCCGACCTCGCTTCGCTCCAGACCCGCGCCGAGAGCGACGGCGACGACTTCATCATCACCGGCCAGAAGATCTGGACGTCGTACGCCAACTACGCCGACTGGATCTTCTGCCTCGTCCGCACCGATCCCACTGCCAAGAAACACGACGGCATCAGCTTCATCCTGTTCGACATGACCTCGAAGGGCGTCTCGACCAGGCCGATCCTCTTGATCTCCGGCTATTCGCCGTTCTGCGAAACTTTCTTCGACGGCGTTCGCGTGCCGAAGTCGCACGTCGTGGGTCAGATCAATCGCGGCTGGGACGTCGCGAAATATCTGCTCCAGCACGAGCGGGCGATGATCTCGGGTATGGGCGAGCGCGGCGTCGGCCGTCCGCTCGGCCAGATCGCGGCCGATTCCGTCGGCACCGATGCGCAAGGGAAGCTCGACGATTCCATGCTGCGCGGCCAGATCGCCAGCTTCGACGTCGATGAAGCCGCGCTCGCGGCTTGCGCCGAGCGCGCCGTCGACCTCGCCAAGGCTGGGCAGGCGCATCCGGCGTTCTCCTCTGCGATGAAATATTACGGCACCGAGCTCAATAAGCGCCGCTACGAGATCCTGATGTCGGCCGGCGGCGTCGATGCGCTGGAATGGGAAAGCGAGCGCTCGCGGCAAGGCGCCCGCCCGCGCGCCTGGCTGCGCACCAAGGCCAACTCGATCGAGGGCGGCACCAGCGAGGTGATGCTCGGCATCGTCGCCAAGCGCATCCTGGATCTGCCGGGGGCATAA
- a CDS encoding prolyl oligopeptidase family serine peptidase: MSVDDRPTLSAPDDDPWLWVEEIEGKQALDFVARQNELTLAAFGGAAFAHDRDILAAIYDRPDNIPYVGRRGDHLYNLWKDAGHPRGLWRRTTLAEFRKPAPAWETLLDIDELAASEGEDWLLNWISSSPKHQHVILSLSRGGSDAVTLREFDIGTKSFVADGFTLPEAKGSVDWLDTDTLVLSSAYGADKATTSGYARTIRLWRRGQPVEQAEVIFETAADRMRVYCGVDDTGLEPRAWIVDQVDFFNFAIWLRDAAGVLTKLDLPTGIWMQAHGDWFAIKLRQPWTVAGRTFAADSVLGISLSAFLAGDRDFTVLFEPGPRRALQGLFWTAGRLVLPILDELRPVHEVCTPSPTGWARATLRGLPTIGVVDVWRLDHHESASNGDLLANVQDPLTPPSLLLIERGVESPVVLKQAPRTFTADGLVVTQHEAISIDGERIPYVQTGPATETGDAPVYMSAYGGFGHSVKPYYNASLGKLWLERGGTVVQANLRGGGEFGTRWHDAGRLAGKKLSHDDFAAVAADLVRRGVTRAKRIAAQGGSNGGILITNMLVRYPERFGALFCTIPLIDMRRYTKLVAGASWIAEYGDPDKPEEWEWLKTYSAYHNVKPGQSYPPILIATTRRDDRVHPGHARKMAAKLQAMGYEAWFYEPEAGGHGYGKDNKERAGFEVLGFRFLKEKIGWKDER; the protein is encoded by the coding sequence ATGTCCGTCGACGACAGGCCCACGCTCAGCGCTCCCGACGACGATCCCTGGCTCTGGGTGGAGGAGATCGAAGGCAAGCAAGCGCTCGATTTCGTCGCGCGGCAGAACGAGCTCACGCTCGCAGCGTTCGGCGGGGCGGCCTTCGCGCACGACCGCGACATCCTCGCGGCGATCTACGATCGTCCCGACAACATTCCCTATGTGGGACGTCGCGGCGATCATCTCTACAATCTCTGGAAGGACGCAGGGCATCCGCGCGGACTGTGGCGGCGCACGACACTTGCGGAGTTTCGCAAACCCGCGCCGGCCTGGGAGACCCTGCTCGACATCGACGAGCTCGCTGCGAGCGAGGGCGAGGATTGGCTGCTGAACTGGATCAGCTCGAGTCCGAAGCACCAGCATGTCATCCTGAGCCTGTCGCGCGGCGGCAGCGATGCCGTGACCCTGCGCGAGTTCGACATCGGTACGAAGAGTTTCGTCGCCGACGGCTTCACTCTGCCGGAGGCCAAGGGCAGCGTCGACTGGCTGGACACAGATACGCTGGTGCTCTCCAGCGCCTATGGCGCGGACAAGGCGACAACGTCAGGCTATGCCAGAACGATCCGGCTGTGGCGGCGCGGCCAGCCGGTCGAGCAGGCCGAGGTGATCTTCGAGACCGCGGCCGACCGGATGCGCGTTTATTGCGGCGTCGACGACACCGGTCTGGAGCCGCGCGCCTGGATTGTCGATCAGGTCGACTTCTTCAATTTCGCGATCTGGCTTCGCGACGCGGCCGGCGTGCTCACGAAGCTGGATCTGCCGACCGGCATCTGGATGCAGGCACACGGCGACTGGTTTGCCATCAAGCTGCGGCAGCCCTGGACCGTTGCAGGACGGACGTTCGCAGCAGACAGCGTGCTCGGCATCTCGCTCTCGGCCTTCCTCGCAGGCGATCGTGATTTCACCGTGCTGTTCGAGCCCGGCCCGCGCCGTGCGCTGCAGGGCCTGTTCTGGACGGCGGGCAGGCTCGTGCTTCCGATCCTCGATGAATTGCGACCGGTGCATGAGGTCTGCACGCCGTCGCCGACCGGCTGGGCCCGCGCGACGCTGCGGGGGCTTCCCACGATCGGTGTGGTCGACGTCTGGCGCCTCGATCATCATGAATCCGCAAGCAATGGCGATTTGCTCGCCAATGTGCAGGATCCGCTCACACCGCCCTCGCTGCTCCTGATCGAGCGCGGCGTGGAAAGTCCCGTTGTGCTGAAGCAGGCGCCGAGGACGTTCACCGCCGATGGTCTCGTGGTGACGCAGCACGAGGCGATCTCGATCGACGGCGAGCGCATTCCCTATGTGCAGACGGGTCCCGCGACCGAGACCGGCGATGCGCCGGTCTATATGAGCGCCTATGGCGGCTTCGGCCATTCGGTTAAGCCGTACTACAACGCCTCGCTCGGCAAGCTGTGGCTGGAGCGCGGCGGCACCGTTGTGCAGGCGAATTTGCGCGGCGGCGGCGAGTTCGGCACGCGCTGGCACGATGCCGGCCGGCTCGCCGGCAAGAAGCTGTCGCACGACGATTTCGCCGCCGTCGCCGCCGATCTCGTCCGCCGCGGCGTGACCCGCGCAAAGCGCATCGCCGCGCAGGGCGGATCGAACGGCGGCATTCTCATCACCAACATGCTGGTGCGTTACCCCGAGCGCTTCGGCGCGCTGTTCTGCACCATCCCGCTGATCGACATGCGCCGCTACACAAAACTGGTCGCGGGCGCGAGCTGGATCGCCGAATACGGCGACCCCGACAAGCCCGAAGAGTGGGAGTGGCTGAAGACGTATTCGGCCTATCACAACGTCAAGCCCGGCCAGTCCTACCCGCCGATCCTGATCGCCACCACACGGCGCGACGACCGCGTCCATCCCGGCCACGCGCGCAAGATGGCGGCAAAGCTCCAGGCGATGGGCTATGAAGCCTGGTTCTACGAACCCGAAGCCGGCGGCCACGGCTACGGCAAGGACAACAAGGAGCGGGCGGGGTTTGAGGTGCTGGGTTTTCGATTCTTGAAGGAGAAGATCGGGTGGAAGGACGAGAGGTGA